The Aphis gossypii isolate Hap1 chromosome 3, ASM2018417v2, whole genome shotgun sequence genome includes a region encoding these proteins:
- the LOC126551343 gene encoding uncharacterized protein LOC126551343, which yields MANNLIDCNTFFIDSNVYLHIGLDPELLFNCVVCITSNSQCVKMSVELFQSINTLLNNVNFRLPSHLLLKEFKLMSIEEFNGVNILSIKCLQQDQNVQLTKENVKKILQLSDAMEEVIQMKNMYVRSASLLQACKISMFLGKEMPLPKDTKISDVEDYLEHIEVKKLKERISVQGTCLIADLKIKALKQLARGWLSSSPETEAEVNRPRTRAFVARERAKASRRLSYLK from the exons ATGGCTAATAATCTGATCGATTGTAACACATTCTTTATTGATAGCaatgtttatttacatattggcTTAGATCCGGAACTTTTGTTTAATTGTGTTGTTTGTATTACAAGTAACTCTCAGTGCGTGAAAATGAGTGTTGAATTGTTTCAATCCATAAATACACTTCTTAACAACGTAAACTTTAGACTTCCATCGCACTTACTGTTAAAGGAGTTTAAATTGATGTCAATAGAGGAATTCAACGGTGTCAACATTCTGTCAATCAAATGCTTGCAGCAAGACCAGAATGTGCAGTTGACTAAGGAGAATGTTAAAAAGATTTTACAATTGAGCGATGCCATGGAAGAAGTTATTcagatgaaaaatatgtatgttcgGTCCGCTTCATTGCTTCAGGCCTGTAAGATTTCAATGTTTCTGGGGAAAGAAATGCCGTTACCCaaagatacaaaaataagCGATGTTGAGGATTATCTGGAGCACATTGAGGTCAAGAAATTGAAAGAACGTATTTCAGTCCAAGGTACTTGCTTAATAGCAGATTTAAAGATTAAAGCACTCAAACAATTGGCAAGGGGCTGGTTATCTTCTTCACCCGAAACTGAG gctgAAGTCAACAGACCGAGGACAAGAGCATTTGTAGCGCGTGAAAGGGCAAAGGCAAGCCGTAGATtaagttatttgaaataa
- the LOC126550662 gene encoding uncharacterized protein LOC126550662 has product MDEMYLDVAGGYEEDCKITQMQYHSFLPYSTTALSNNDEIRISIQNMDAYTLPCESYLYIEGKLNIPADITAEKGEFNFTNNGLAFLFSEIRYEINGVEIQKLKSPGISSSLKGFCSHTPSELNNLQNAAWDVDMDASENKHFMLNNKFAGCIPLKHLFGFCEDYKKILLNCNQQIILNRSSTDFDALYVLTTTPNEKLKKVAIELNKIIWKMPIIRVSDKEKIKLLKVLDSRKPVACAFRNWDLCEYPVLPQNTSHSWTVKSSSLLEKPRFALIGLQTDRKNNLFNPSGRFDHCYLKNLKVHLNSEVYPYEDFRADFTNNVTAILYKAYAEFQKSYYEREYSDPLLPKNIFQQFVPIVVVDLSRQNDNVKSSTVDLRIEFETDKAIPAKTAAYCLILHDQIITYNPFNGDVRKL; this is encoded by the coding sequence ATGGATGAAATGTATTTGGACGTAGCTGGCGGATATGAAGAAGATTGCAAAATAACTCAAATGCAGTACCACTCTTTCCTTCCGTATTCGACTACAGCTTTATCCAATAACGATGAAATTAGAATATCTATTCAAAATATGGACGCTTACACTTTGCCTTGCGAGAGCTATCTTTACATTgaaggtaaattaaatatacctgcAGATATTACAGCAGAGAAGGGTGAATTCAACTTTACAAATAATGGcttagcatttttattttctgaaatcCGATATGAAATTAACGGAgtggaaatacaaaaattaaaatctcctGGAATATCTTCGAGTCTTAAAGGTTTTTGCTCGCACACTCCGAGTGAATTGAACAATCTACAAAATGCTGCTTGGGACGTAGATATGGATGCCagtgaaaataaacatttcatgttaaataacaaattcgcTGGTTGTATCCCGCTCAAACACTTGTTTGGATTTTgtgaagattataaaaaaatactactcaACTGtaatcaacaaataattttaaacagatCATCTACAGATTTTGATGCGTTGTATGTTTTGACGACAACTCCtaatgaaaaacttaaaaaagtagccattgaattaaataaaattatctggaAGATGCCCATCATCAGAGTTagtgataaagaaaaaataaaactgttaaaagtATTAGACTCTCGTAAACCAGTTGCGTGTGCGTTCAGAAATTGGGACTTGTGCGAGTATCCAGTTCTCCCTCAGAACACTTCTCATTCGTGGACGGTAAAATCAAGCAGTTTGTTGGAGAAACCTAGATTTGCATTAATCGGACTTCAAACcgatcgaaaaaataatttatttaatccatCAGGACGATTCGATCACTGCTATTTGAAAAACCTAAAAGTACATTTAAACTCTGAAGTATATCCATATGAAGATTTTCGTGCAGATTTCACAAACAATGTTACGGCTATATTGTACAAGGCATATGCTGAATTCCAGAAATCGTACTACGAGAGAGAGTATAGTGACCCTTTActtcctaaaaatatttttcaacaatttgtaCCAATCGTAGTCGTGGATTTATCACGACAGAATGACAACGTAAAATCATCGACTGTAGATTTACGAATTGAATTCGAAACAGACAAGGCCATTCCAGCAAAAACCGCAGCTTATTGTCTCATTTTACACgatcaaattataacttataacccgTTTAATGGTGATGTAAGGAAATTGTAa